In a single window of the Amycolatopsis sp. cg5 genome:
- a CDS encoding helix-turn-helix domain-containing protein — protein sequence MDSRIVPGGRPAQVWRGATIPDVETCAFIKGIREHRQLSVEEVCRLSGIASQSLLRFESGARAMRSLDAVAALADVLDVSRSVLALMVLRDLELKRGGWE from the coding sequence ATGGATTCGCGGATCGTGCCGGGTGGGCGTCCTGCGCAGGTGTGGCGTGGAGCGACGATCCCGGATGTGGAGACCTGCGCGTTTATCAAGGGTATTCGGGAGCATCGGCAATTGTCGGTGGAGGAGGTGTGCAGGCTGTCCGGTATCGCCTCGCAATCGTTGCTGCGCTTCGAAAGCGGGGCCCGTGCGATGCGGTCACTGGACGCGGTGGCGGCACTGGCTGACGTGCTCGACGTGAGCCGTTCGGTGCTGGCGCTGATGGTGCTGCGGGACTTGGAGCTGAAGCGGGGAGGGTGGGAATGA
- a CDS encoding helix-turn-helix domain-containing protein — protein MMRAHTPISGPDCGQDALRWAAVSSLPMPDTRVIGGWIRWVRAVQHMTGKQLAARARCSENLLYKIERSEQPLMSVELAVRLADVLCVPRELLVVRAVMDFRYEQPRYENGGPFTAF, from the coding sequence ATGATGCGGGCCCACACGCCGATCTCTGGCCCGGACTGCGGGCAGGACGCGTTGCGGTGGGCTGCGGTGTCCTCGCTGCCGATGCCGGACACGCGGGTGATCGGCGGGTGGATCCGCTGGGTCCGGGCGGTGCAGCACATGACAGGTAAGCAACTGGCGGCGCGGGCGCGATGCTCGGAAAACCTGCTGTACAAGATCGAGCGGTCGGAGCAGCCGTTGATGTCGGTGGAGCTCGCGGTGCGGCTGGCTGACGTGCTGTGCGTGCCCCGGGAGTTGCTGGTGGTCCGCGCGGTCATGGACTTCCGCTATGAGCAGCCGCGTTACGAGAACGGGGGTCCGTTCACCGCCTTCTGA
- a CDS encoding helix-turn-helix domain-containing protein, whose translation MNATGVIFGEGVPLPLGELIRLSREGFPLSLREAAKRMDMSPATLAQIESGRRPVKGIVTMVRLADGLGLPRTQVFEWAVADLEDARERGAL comes from the coding sequence GTGAATGCGACGGGAGTCATTTTCGGTGAAGGCGTGCCCCTGCCGCTCGGGGAGCTGATCAGGCTCTCGCGCGAGGGTTTTCCCCTGTCGCTGCGAGAGGCGGCAAAACGTATGGATATGTCACCGGCGACGTTGGCACAGATCGAGTCCGGGCGGCGGCCGGTGAAGGGAATCGTGACGATGGTGCGCCTGGCGGATGGGCTGGGTTTGCCGCGTACGCAGGTTTTCGAGTGGGCGGTGGCGGACCTGGAAGACGCACGGGAACGCGGCGCGCTATGA
- a CDS encoding haloacid dehalogenase-like hydrolase, with protein sequence MATNLHDLVEKLPKTLVLWDVDHTLIENGGVSKDTYALAFELLTGRSIEIRPVTDGRTDFQIMRDILEANSVDASGYVEIAQFEGVLTKAMERNAPELPKRGHILPGVLDALAALKSAPNVVQSALTGNILPNARAKLAAFDLDSRVDMEVGGYGSDDKVRSNLVDASRRKVAEKYGITFDRSSTILIGDTLEDVKAGHDGDAKVIAVATGIYSVDQLSKAGADVTLADLSNLSLFLTSLAKLRNDQS encoded by the coding sequence ATGGCTACCAACCTGCATGACCTCGTCGAGAAGCTCCCGAAGACGTTGGTGCTCTGGGACGTGGACCACACGCTGATTGAGAACGGCGGTGTGAGCAAAGATACGTACGCCTTGGCGTTCGAGTTGCTGACTGGGCGCTCAATTGAGATTCGACCGGTGACCGATGGACGCACCGACTTTCAGATCATGCGGGACATCCTGGAAGCCAACTCGGTTGATGCCAGCGGATACGTCGAGATCGCGCAGTTCGAAGGCGTGCTAACCAAGGCTATGGAGCGAAACGCGCCGGAGTTGCCAAAGCGAGGCCATATTCTTCCCGGAGTGCTGGACGCGCTGGCTGCGCTGAAATCGGCACCCAATGTCGTGCAGTCTGCTCTAACCGGAAATATCTTGCCGAATGCTCGGGCCAAGCTTGCGGCTTTCGATCTTGATTCTCGCGTCGATATGGAGGTGGGCGGATATGGATCAGATGACAAGGTGCGCTCAAACCTGGTGGATGCATCACGTCGGAAAGTGGCGGAAAAGTACGGCATCACGTTTGATCGGTCGTCAACAATTCTGATTGGCGACACACTGGAAGACGTCAAGGCCGGGCATGACGGAGACGCAAAGGTCATCGCCGTGGCGACGGGGATCTACTCGGTGGATCAGTTGAGCAAAGCTGGAGCCGACGTGACCTTGGCCGACTTGTCTAACTTGAGCCTGTTTCTAACTTCGCTCGCGAAGTTGCGCAACGATCAAAGCTAG